The stretch of DNA ATTTCTATTATGGTTGGTTTCTTTGATACCCTTGGGGATCTCGCCGAATCAATAATCAAAAGATACTATAATGTTAAAGACTCTGGTGAGATTTTACCTGGACACGGAGGCATGTTGGATAGAATAGACGGTTTGTTAACAGTTACTCCAATGTGGTACTTTCTTTTAAGAATACTTTGGGTATAATAATATGGTTTTAATGAGTTTTGGGAAAGATTAAAACGAAAACACTTACAAATTCAGGGGGGCATAAAATGAAGGGGAAAAAACTTAAAGAAGGTTTCACCTTAATAGAAGTTTTACTCGTTTTAGGAATTATAGCAATTCTTACAAGCATTGCTGTGCCATCTGTAAAAGGAATTATTAATCAAGCTCAGGCAACAAAAATTGTTACAGATATGAAGAATGTACAAGTAGCTTTAATGAATTATTATATTTATAACAATGACTTTTCAAATTTAAGCATACCCAAATTAATTGATGAAGGATATTTAGATACCGCTCCAGCAAATAATATAGGATTATCAAACGGATCATTAAGAGAAATAAAAATAACATATACAGGGCTTACTATTCCTGCAACTAACTTGCGAAGAATTGATAATTCTATTATGGTTGAAGGGGATAATGCTTATTTAACAGTTTCTTTCTAATTTTATATCTTTTTATATCTTTGTTGTCCTATTCGATTAGAAATGAATATTTTCCAAAGTGAGTATTTTGAATCTATAAGGAGGCTTCAAATCAATGAAAAAGCTTTATATTTCATTCTTCATTAACTCACTTCTAATTCTGTCAACTCTATTTTTTGCAGAATCTATAACTTTAATAGACATGATGGGAAGAGAAATTGAAGTCCCTGCTAAAATTGATAGAATAGTAGCTGCTTACAAACCGGCTACACAATTCATTTTTGCCTTAAATGCTCAAGAAAAGCTTGTTGGTGTAGACGATGGTTCTTTTACAGAAAAGTTATTCATTGCTTTGTATCCAAAGATAACAGAGTTACCAAAAGTAGGTTCAAAAAAGAACGGAATAAACATAGAGACTGTAGCTTCTTTACACCCAGATATAGTTATTCTTTTTCCCCATAATCAAGCTGAAGAAACTGCAGCTATATTAGAAAAAATAAATATTTCTACTATAATTATTAATCCAGAAAGTCTTGAAGAGATTCGAGAAACGAATTTGCTATTGGGCGAAGTTTTAGGCCTTCAGGAAAAATCTAATATTATCGACCAAAAGTTTGAGTATATTTTGAATTTATTAGAAAGAACAAAGTCTTTACCTAAAGAAAAAAGAAAAGTTGTTTATTTCGCAAATTCTGAACTTTTAGATACCGTAGGAAAAGGAATGCTTCAAAACGATCTAATAGAGTGGGCTGGGGGTATTAATCCCGTCGCAGAAAGCAAAAGCGGTTTTGTAAAGATATCTCCCGAACAGCTAATAGCTTGGAATCCTGAAGTAATAGTTACTTCACAGCTTTTTCAAGGAGATATATCTGCTTTATTAAATGAAAAAAAATATCAAGGCATTAAGGCATTTCAAAACAATGAAATATACCGTTTCCCTTCAAAACTTGAACCATGGGATTTCCCAAATCCCTCTTCATATTTAGCCATGCTTTGGTTAGCAATGAAATTATATCCTGACTTATTCACCGACGTCGACTTTATAGAAATAGCAGACGATTTTTACTACACACTATACGGATTGAATTATACCGATCTCTTAAACATTATTGAAAACTAAAAGAGTGAAATGATGAATGTGAAGAACCCAAGAAAAATTTTATGGTTATTAGGTTTTTTATTATTACTTACTTTTATAATGTCTCTTTTTGTTGGAAGATACTCGATATCTTTTACCGAAGTAGCAAATACGATTAAAAATATTCTTTTAAACAACGAAACCGCAAAAAGTAATGATTGGTTAGTTTTTTATCACATTCGTCTGCCACGAATTCTTTTGGTCACAATCGTGGGAGCTGTGTTATCAATCACAGGAGCCACTTATCAAAGTGTTTTTAGAAATCCTTTGGCATCTGCCACCATCTTAGGTGTTTCTGCCGGCTCAGCTTTTGGAGTGGCTTTAGCAATTTTAATTAGTTTTAGTATGTTTGGCACCTATTTATTATCATTTATATTTGGTTTAATAGCAGTTTCATTTACTTTTTTTATCTCTCTTTGGAGTAAGGTAAAAGGTATCACCATTCTTGTCTTAGCTGGAATGGCAGTTAGTTCATTTTTTAATGCATCAGTTTCTTTAATACAATATTTGGCTGATCCTTATGAAAAATTACCAAACATTGTGTTTTGGTTAATGGGAAGTTTTAACAGAGCTGGATGGAGAGAAGTCTATATTGCTGTTATTACTATGATACCAGGATTAGTTATTCTTATTATTCTAAGATGGTATTTGAATGTAATGTCAATGGGTGAAGAAGAAGCCATATCAATGGGAATAAATGTTAATAGAATGCGGATTTTTTTGATAATTGTAAGTACTATCATGGTTGCCCCAACTGTTGCAGTTGCAGGACAAATTAGTTGGATAGGTTTGGTTACCCCACATATTGCAAGATATTTAATAGGTGCAAATCATAGATATATGTTGCCAGCTTCTGGTATATTAGGCTCGATACTTTTATTAATAATGGATAACATTGCACGAACTATAACGACTTCAGAAGTCCCAATAAGTATTGTTACTGCTTTTATAGGAGCCCCATTTTTTGTCTATCTTTTAGTTAAAAAAAGAGAAAGCGGGTGGGATCAATGATAACCGTTCAAAAATTATATTTTTCTTATGAAAAGAATAAAAATATTCTTAAAAATATAAACTTTTCGCTAAACAGGGGAGAACTGTTAGGCCTTTTAGGACCTAATGGTTCGGGAAAAACTACAATTTTAAAATGTTTAAATGGAGTATTAAAACCGAATAACGGAGAAATATACTTGGAAGGCTTTAATATTAAACATTTAAAGAATAAAGAGATAGCAAAGCTTATAAGCATGGTCCCCCAAGAACATACATCAGTGTTTTCATATTTAGTAATAGAT from Petrotoga sp. 9PWA.NaAc.5.4 encodes:
- a CDS encoding type II secretion system protein; this translates as MKGKKLKEGFTLIEVLLVLGIIAILTSIAVPSVKGIINQAQATKIVTDMKNVQVALMNYYIYNNDFSNLSIPKLIDEGYLDTAPANNIGLSNGSLREIKITYTGLTIPATNLRRIDNSIMVEGDNAYLTVSF
- a CDS encoding ABC transporter substrate-binding protein, with protein sequence MKKLYISFFINSLLILSTLFFAESITLIDMMGREIEVPAKIDRIVAAYKPATQFIFALNAQEKLVGVDDGSFTEKLFIALYPKITELPKVGSKKNGINIETVASLHPDIVILFPHNQAEETAAILEKINISTIIINPESLEEIRETNLLLGEVLGLQEKSNIIDQKFEYILNLLERTKSLPKEKRKVVYFANSELLDTVGKGMLQNDLIEWAGGINPVAESKSGFVKISPEQLIAWNPEVIVTSQLFQGDISALLNEKKYQGIKAFQNNEIYRFPSKLEPWDFPNPSSYLAMLWLAMKLYPDLFTDVDFIEIADDFYYTLYGLNYTDLLNIIEN
- a CDS encoding iron ABC transporter permease encodes the protein MNVKNPRKILWLLGFLLLLTFIMSLFVGRYSISFTEVANTIKNILLNNETAKSNDWLVFYHIRLPRILLVTIVGAVLSITGATYQSVFRNPLASATILGVSAGSAFGVALAILISFSMFGTYLLSFIFGLIAVSFTFFISLWSKVKGITILVLAGMAVSSFFNASVSLIQYLADPYEKLPNIVFWLMGSFNRAGWREVYIAVITMIPGLVILIILRWYLNVMSMGEEEAISMGINVNRMRIFLIIVSTIMVAPTVAVAGQISWIGLVTPHIARYLIGANHRYMLPASGILGSILLLIMDNIARTITTSEVPISIVTAFIGAPFFVYLLVKKRESGWDQ